From a region of the Microterricola gilva genome:
- a CDS encoding ABC transporter ATP-binding protein, with amino-acid sequence MPAAEVVMTVRDAGIRFRRNRRGRRNFKDLFAGRDRRSRPGEFWALRNVSIDVHAGEAIGVVGRNGQGKSTLLKLVAGVILPDEGSVDVKGGVAPLIEITGGFVDDLSVRDNVYLTAGLHGMTKAMIDARFDEIIDFAEIGDFLDTPYKHLSSGMKVRIAFAVISRLEEPIILVDEVLAVGDKAFREKCYRRIEELLAGGRTLFFVSHNERDLRRFCTRGLYLDKGALVLDAPIAEVLGRYNEDYGVK; translated from the coding sequence ATGCCAGCTGCTGAGGTGGTGATGACGGTGCGGGATGCCGGCATCCGCTTTCGTCGCAATCGCCGCGGACGCCGCAACTTCAAGGATCTCTTCGCCGGCCGCGACCGGCGCAGCCGACCCGGCGAGTTCTGGGCGCTGCGCAACGTGTCGATCGACGTGCACGCCGGCGAGGCGATCGGCGTCGTCGGGCGCAACGGCCAAGGCAAGTCGACGCTGCTCAAGCTCGTCGCCGGTGTGATCCTGCCGGACGAGGGAAGCGTCGATGTCAAGGGCGGCGTCGCTCCCCTGATCGAGATCACGGGCGGTTTCGTCGACGATCTCTCCGTGCGTGACAACGTCTACCTCACGGCCGGCCTGCACGGCATGACCAAGGCCATGATCGATGCCCGATTCGACGAGATCATCGACTTCGCCGAGATCGGCGACTTCCTCGACACCCCGTACAAACACCTCTCCAGTGGCATGAAGGTGCGCATCGCCTTCGCCGTGATCTCCCGGCTCGAGGAGCCGATCATCCTCGTCGACGAGGTGCTCGCGGTCGGTGACAAGGCATTTCGCGAGAAGTGCTACCGCCGGATCGAGGAGCTCCTCGCCGGTGGCCGCACGCTGTTCTTCGTCTCGCACAACGAGCGTGACCTCCGCCGCTTCTGCACACGCGGCCTCTACCTCGACAAGGGCGCGCTCGTGCTGGACGCCCCGATCGCCGAGGTGCTCGGACGCTACAACGAGGACTACGGCGTCAAGTAG
- a CDS encoding ABC transporter permease produces the protein MSSIAEERPQWTPFARYRHALWLLTRRDLRVRYSTSALGYVWSILDPLVMAGIYWFVFTQVFQRPVGSEPYIVFLLAALLPWMWFNGTVSDSTRAFLREAKLIRSTKIPRTIWVNRLVLSKGIEFLASIPVLALFVLFAVLSGETVNLNIDLLLFPLAIVLQTVLTVGIGLIVAPLVVFFRDLERATKLILRFLFYASPIIYGTSNLPEELHFWAAFNPLTGIFGLYRAGFFPGELDWFAVAVSAVMSLAFLVVGILVFRRLERSVLKEI, from the coding sequence GTGAGTTCAATCGCTGAAGAGCGCCCGCAGTGGACGCCGTTCGCACGCTACCGGCATGCGCTCTGGCTGCTCACGCGGCGTGATCTGCGGGTTCGGTACTCGACGTCGGCGCTCGGCTATGTCTGGTCGATCCTCGATCCGCTGGTCATGGCCGGCATCTACTGGTTCGTGTTCACCCAGGTGTTCCAGCGCCCGGTCGGCAGCGAACCGTACATCGTGTTCCTGCTCGCCGCGCTCCTACCGTGGATGTGGTTCAACGGCACCGTCTCCGACTCCACCCGCGCGTTCCTGCGCGAGGCGAAGCTCATCCGGTCCACCAAGATCCCCCGTACGATCTGGGTAAACAGGCTCGTGCTCTCCAAGGGGATCGAGTTCCTGGCCTCCATCCCGGTGCTCGCCCTCTTCGTGCTGTTCGCCGTCCTCTCCGGAGAGACGGTCAACCTCAACATCGACCTCCTGCTGTTCCCGCTCGCGATCGTGCTGCAGACCGTGCTCACCGTCGGAATCGGCCTCATCGTCGCACCGCTCGTCGTGTTCTTCCGCGACCTGGAGCGCGCGACCAAGCTGATCCTGCGCTTCCTGTTCTACGCATCCCCGATCATCTACGGCACCTCGAACCTGCCGGAGGAGCTGCACTTCTGGGCGGCGTTCAACCCGCTCACGGGCATCTTCGGCCTCTACCGCGCCGGGTTCTTCCCCGGTGAGCTCGACTGGTTCGCCGTCGCCGTGTCCGCCGTGATGTCCCTCGCTTTCCTCGTGGTCGGCATCCTCGTCTTCCGCCGCCTCGAGCGCTCCGTGCTGAAGGAGATCTGA
- a CDS encoding NTP transferase domain-containing protein, whose product MTTQVVILAAGMGSRLGRSLPKPLTELSDGRTIMRQQFDNIEHAFGTDAKVTIVVGYKLEHIIEAFPQASFVYNEEYDQTNTSKSLLRALQASQPGGVLWMNGDVVFDPRILDRAAAMIARDQSFVTVNTSKVSDEEVKYTTSAEGYIKELSKTVKGGLGEAVGINYISSADKAVFQRELGKVGDQDYFERGLEVAIEKFGLLVEPVDISDLYAVEVDFAEDLARANLFV is encoded by the coding sequence GTGACCACCCAGGTCGTAATTCTTGCCGCAGGCATGGGAAGCCGTCTCGGTCGCTCGCTGCCGAAGCCACTCACCGAGCTCAGCGATGGCCGCACGATCATGCGCCAGCAGTTCGACAACATCGAGCACGCCTTCGGCACCGACGCCAAGGTGACCATCGTTGTCGGCTACAAGCTCGAGCACATCATCGAGGCATTCCCGCAGGCGTCCTTCGTCTACAACGAAGAGTACGACCAGACCAACACCTCCAAGAGCCTTCTGCGCGCCCTGCAGGCCTCGCAGCCCGGTGGCGTGCTCTGGATGAACGGCGACGTCGTCTTCGACCCGCGCATCCTCGACCGTGCCGCCGCCATGATCGCGCGCGACCAGAGCTTCGTCACGGTGAACACCTCCAAGGTCTCCGATGAAGAGGTCAAGTACACGACGAGCGCCGAGGGCTACATCAAGGAGCTCTCTAAGACTGTCAAGGGCGGACTCGGCGAGGCCGTCGGCATCAACTACATCTCGAGCGCCGACAAGGCCGTGTTCCAGCGCGAGCTCGGCAAGGTCGGCGACCAGGACTACTTCGAGCGTGGCCTCGAGGTTGCCATCGAGAAGTTCGGCCTGCTGGTCGAGCCCGTCGACATCTCCGACCTGTACGCGGTCGAGGTCGACTTCGCCGAAGACCTGGCCCGCGCCAACCTCTTCGTCTAA
- a CDS encoding ABC transporter ATP-binding protein, giving the protein MTSLPHDAPDSVPSESTPGAAAPRKRAPRSAAALAATTSAAKTSAAKSTAVKASAAKTTTAKTTATTTAARKPAASKAAAPAKAAAAKTTAAKSAAATTGAKAPAAKTTAAKSAATKTTAKTAAKTTAAKSTAARTTAATAAAAKKASATKASAAKATAAKASVAKVAAATAAEIVDDGQAVVAETVAAQKTAAPAAAKPVAEAPAIETPAIETSAAETAAVEAPPVKTPVETAAAEVAPAAEDPAAVAAVVRAKAPAKKKGTRRVAAVAPAADAPVVLQISALSKHFGDMTAVDQIELAVRTGSFYGIVGPNGAGKTTTLSMVTGLLRPDAGTVSVHGIDIWADPVAAKRTIGVLPDRLRLFDRLTGAQLLYYSGILRGLDNATVRERSADLAAAFRLEDALNRLVADYSAGMTKKIALACAMIHSPRLLVLDEPFEAVDPVSAANLTEILQKYVAAGGTVVLSSHGMDLIERVCDSVAIIVHGHVLASGTLDEVRGAATLEERFVELAGGRKAAEGMEWLHSFSD; this is encoded by the coding sequence GTGACTTCTCTGCCGCACGATGCCCCTGACTCTGTCCCGAGCGAATCGACTCCGGGTGCCGCTGCGCCCCGGAAGCGTGCGCCGCGCAGCGCAGCAGCCCTCGCGGCCACGACGAGCGCCGCCAAGACGAGCGCCGCAAAGTCCACCGCGGTGAAGGCCAGCGCCGCCAAGACCACAACGGCGAAGACCACCGCGACCACGACGGCAGCCAGGAAGCCGGCCGCCAGCAAGGCTGCCGCGCCGGCGAAGGCCGCGGCAGCCAAGACGACGGCGGCCAAGTCCGCGGCGGCGACGACGGGGGCCAAGGCGCCGGCAGCCAAGACCACCGCGGCCAAGTCCGCCGCAACGAAGACGACCGCCAAGACCGCGGCGAAGACGACGGCCGCGAAGTCGACGGCAGCACGGACGACGGCCGCGACCGCCGCCGCGGCCAAGAAGGCGAGCGCGACCAAGGCGAGCGCAGCCAAGGCGACCGCGGCCAAGGCGAGCGTGGCAAAGGTGGCTGCCGCGACCGCAGCCGAGATCGTGGATGACGGCCAGGCCGTCGTCGCCGAGACCGTTGCCGCCCAGAAGACCGCCGCGCCCGCTGCCGCGAAGCCCGTCGCCGAGGCGCCGGCGATCGAGACTCCGGCGATCGAGACTTCGGCGGCGGAGACCGCTGCTGTTGAGGCACCGCCCGTCAAGACACCCGTCGAGACCGCCGCTGCCGAGGTCGCGCCCGCCGCGGAGGACCCGGCGGCGGTCGCGGCCGTCGTGCGTGCGAAGGCGCCGGCCAAGAAGAAGGGCACGCGCCGTGTCGCAGCAGTTGCCCCGGCTGCCGACGCCCCCGTCGTCCTCCAGATCAGCGCGCTGAGCAAGCACTTCGGTGACATGACGGCCGTCGACCAGATCGAGCTCGCCGTGCGCACCGGCTCCTTCTACGGCATCGTCGGCCCGAATGGCGCGGGCAAGACGACGACGCTCTCCATGGTCACCGGTCTGCTGCGTCCGGATGCCGGCACTGTCAGTGTGCACGGCATCGACATCTGGGCCGACCCGGTCGCCGCCAAGCGCACGATCGGCGTTCTGCCCGACCGGCTGCGCCTCTTCGACAGGCTCACCGGAGCACAGCTCCTCTACTACTCAGGCATCCTGCGCGGACTCGACAATGCAACGGTGCGCGAGCGCTCGGCCGACCTCGCCGCCGCATTCAGGCTCGAAGACGCCCTCAACCGTCTCGTCGCCGACTACTCGGCCGGTATGACGAAGAAGATCGCACTGGCCTGCGCGATGATCCACTCGCCGCGTCTGCTCGTGCTCGACGAGCCGTTCGAGGCCGTCGACCCGGTCTCGGCGGCGAATCTGACCGAGATCTTGCAGAAGTACGTCGCGGCGGGAGGCACGGTCGTGCTCTCCAGCCACGGCATGGACCTGATCGAGCGCGTGTGCGACAGCGTCGCCATCATCGTGCACGGCCATGTGCTGGCATCCGGAACCCTCGACGAGGTGCGCGGAGCGGCAACGCTCGAAGAGCGCTTCGTCGAACTCGCCGGCGGACGCAAGGCAGCGGAGGGGATGGAATGGTTGCACAGTTTTTCGGACTAA
- a CDS encoding DUF3039 domain-containing protein: MSEHFRASIADPGMPGGGTSTLDRELEELLNQEAIEPGDHERFSHYVKKEKILQSALTGKPVKALCGKKWTPGRDPEKFPVCPSCKEIYEKMKAE, translated from the coding sequence ATGTCTGAACACTTCCGCGCGAGCATCGCCGACCCGGGAATGCCCGGCGGCGGAACGTCCACTCTCGACCGTGAGCTCGAGGAGCTGCTCAACCAGGAGGCCATCGAGCCCGGTGACCACGAGCGCTTCTCGCACTACGTCAAGAAGGAGAAGATCCTGCAGTCGGCGCTGACGGGCAAGCCGGTCAAGGCGCTGTGCGGCAAGAAGTGGACGCCGGGGCGCGACCCGGAGAAGTTCCCGGTCTGCCCGAGCTGCAAAGAGATCTACGAGAAGATGAAGGCCGAGTAG
- a CDS encoding nicotinate phosphoribosyltransferase, translating into MNSSALLTDRYELTMVDAAMQSGTADRLCLFEAFARRLPHGRRYGIVAGTGRLLELIQAFRFEDSELDWLRDHGVVRQPTLDWLADYRFSGEIWGYQEGEAYFPGSPLLTVESTFAEGVILETLILSVLNYDTSVASAAARMVSVALGRPIAEMGSRRTGEQSAVAAARAAYIAGFDATSNLEAGRRWGLPTMGTAAHAFTLLHDSEEDAFRAQVAAFGPGTTLLVDTYDIKTGVELAVKVAGTELGAVRIDSGDLPTVVAAVRDQLDSLGAVNTRITVTSDLDEHTIAGLSGSPVDAYGVGTSVVTGSGAPAAGMVYKLVAHKGDGRGADAGDWIPVAKASVAKASLGGRKRALRRIDGTRTAREEIVDVQGTGIDLPVDLPSESHRELLVHLVNGGVPDERYLGHAGTVLAREHRAAVMQELPIEAFRLGQGEPVIPTVYR; encoded by the coding sequence GTGAACAGCTCTGCCCTTCTCACCGATCGCTATGAACTCACGATGGTGGATGCCGCCATGCAGAGCGGAACCGCCGATCGGCTGTGTCTGTTCGAGGCGTTCGCCCGCCGGCTGCCGCACGGTCGGCGCTACGGCATCGTGGCGGGCACCGGCCGGCTGTTGGAGCTGATCCAGGCCTTCCGATTCGAGGATTCCGAGCTCGACTGGCTGCGCGACCATGGCGTCGTGCGCCAGCCGACACTCGACTGGCTGGCCGACTACCGGTTCAGCGGCGAGATCTGGGGCTATCAGGAGGGCGAGGCCTACTTCCCCGGCTCGCCCCTGCTGACGGTCGAGTCGACCTTCGCCGAGGGCGTGATCCTCGAGACCCTGATCCTCAGCGTGCTGAACTACGACACCTCGGTGGCCAGTGCCGCCGCCCGCATGGTGTCCGTCGCCCTCGGCCGCCCCATCGCCGAGATGGGCTCCCGGCGCACCGGCGAGCAGTCGGCGGTCGCCGCCGCACGGGCCGCATACATCGCCGGCTTCGACGCCACGAGCAACCTCGAGGCGGGCCGCCGCTGGGGGCTTCCGACAATGGGCACCGCCGCCCACGCCTTCACCCTGCTGCACGACAGCGAGGAGGACGCGTTCCGCGCCCAGGTGGCCGCCTTCGGTCCAGGCACGACGCTCCTCGTCGACACCTATGACATCAAGACGGGCGTCGAGCTTGCCGTCAAGGTCGCCGGAACCGAGCTCGGCGCCGTGCGCATCGACTCCGGTGACCTGCCGACCGTCGTGGCCGCGGTGCGCGATCAGCTCGACAGCCTGGGCGCCGTGAACACGCGCATCACCGTCACGAGCGATCTGGACGAGCACACCATCGCCGGACTCTCCGGCTCCCCCGTCGACGCCTACGGCGTCGGCACCTCGGTCGTGACCGGATCGGGCGCGCCGGCTGCTGGCATGGTCTACAAGCTCGTCGCCCACAAGGGAGACGGACGCGGCGCCGACGCCGGCGACTGGATCCCGGTGGCCAAGGCCAGCGTGGCGAAGGCCAGTCTGGGTGGGCGAAAGCGCGCCCTGCGGCGCATCGACGGCACCCGCACGGCCCGCGAGGAGATCGTCGACGTGCAGGGAACCGGCATCGACCTCCCGGTCGATCTGCCGAGCGAGAGCCACCGCGAGCTGCTCGTGCACCTCGTGAACGGCGGCGTCCCGGACGAGCGCTACCTCGGCCACGCGGGCACCGTGCTCGCGCGCGAACACCGCGCGGCCGTGATGCAGGAGCTGCCGATCGAGGCGTTCCGTCTGGGTCAGGGCGAGCCCGTCATCCCCACCGTGTACCGCTAG
- the murI gene encoding glutamate racemase produces the protein MTDAPIGIFDSGVGGLTVARAVKDQLPNESILYIGDLAHSPYGPKKIAAVRGYALEVLDDLVEQGVKMLVIACNTASAAMLRDARERYSVPVIEVIQPAVRRAVSSTRNNRVGVIGTAGTIKSRAYNDAFAAAPSLELFSQACPRFVEFVEAGVTTGAEVLATAEEYLAPLKAADVDTLVLGCTHYPFLKGAISYVMGQDVTLVSSDTETAKDVYRTLVSQGLERTAATPPSYRYEATGDSASDFLDLAHRLIGPDISDVELVETGIITTITPTTV, from the coding sequence GTGACGGATGCACCGATTGGGATCTTCGACTCAGGCGTCGGCGGGTTGACCGTGGCCAGGGCCGTGAAGGATCAACTGCCGAACGAGTCGATTCTCTACATCGGCGACCTCGCGCATTCCCCCTACGGTCCGAAGAAGATCGCGGCGGTGCGCGGCTACGCGCTCGAGGTGCTCGATGACCTGGTCGAGCAGGGCGTGAAGATGCTCGTGATCGCATGCAACACGGCATCCGCTGCGATGCTCAGGGACGCGCGCGAGCGCTACAGCGTTCCCGTGATCGAGGTGATCCAGCCGGCCGTGCGCCGGGCCGTCAGCAGCACCCGCAACAACCGGGTCGGCGTCATCGGCACCGCAGGAACCATCAAGTCGCGTGCCTACAACGACGCCTTCGCAGCGGCCCCCAGCCTTGAGCTGTTCAGCCAGGCCTGCCCGCGCTTCGTCGAGTTCGTCGAGGCCGGCGTGACCACCGGCGCCGAGGTGCTCGCGACGGCCGAGGAGTACCTGGCCCCGCTGAAGGCTGCGGATGTCGACACCCTCGTTCTCGGCTGCACCCACTATCCCTTCCTCAAGGGGGCCATCAGCTACGTGATGGGGCAGGACGTCACCCTCGTCTCGAGCGACACCGAGACAGCCAAGGACGTGTACCGCACCCTCGTCAGCCAGGGGCTCGAGCGCACGGCGGCGACGCCGCCGAGCTACCGCTACGAGGCCACCGGCGACAGCGCGTCCGATTTCCTCGACCTCGCCCACCGGCTCATCGGCCCCGACATCTCGGATGTCGAGCTCGTCGAGACGGGCATCATCACCACGATCACACCCACAACCGTCTAG
- the rph gene encoding ribonuclease PH has translation MTTLNSSDIVRVDGRSVSELRPVTIERGWSDQAEGSALISFGRTKVLCTASFTNGVPRWMAGKGKGWVTAEYSMLPRSTNSRMDRESVKGKIGGRTHEISRLIGRSLRAVVDMKALGENTIVIDCDVLQADGGTRTAAITGAYVALADALEWGKGKKFLAQKAQPLIDSVAAVSVGIIDGEPMLDLAYTEDVRAETDMNVVVTGRGLFVEVQGTAEAAPFDRRELDSLLDLAVSGAATLTELQLATLAEARA, from the coding sequence GTGACCACTCTGAACAGCTCTGACATCGTCCGTGTCGACGGTCGCTCCGTCAGCGAACTGCGCCCCGTCACGATCGAGCGCGGCTGGAGCGATCAGGCCGAGGGAAGCGCGCTGATCTCCTTCGGGCGCACCAAGGTGCTCTGCACCGCCTCGTTCACGAACGGCGTCCCGCGCTGGATGGCGGGCAAGGGCAAGGGCTGGGTCACCGCCGAGTACTCGATGCTGCCGCGCAGCACGAACTCCCGCATGGACCGCGAGTCGGTCAAGGGCAAGATCGGCGGGCGCACCCACGAGATCAGCCGCCTGATCGGGCGGAGCCTGCGCGCGGTCGTCGACATGAAGGCGCTCGGCGAGAACACCATCGTGATCGACTGCGACGTGCTGCAGGCCGACGGCGGCACCCGCACCGCGGCGATCACCGGCGCATACGTCGCCCTGGCCGATGCACTCGAGTGGGGCAAGGGCAAGAAGTTCCTCGCCCAGAAGGCCCAGCCGCTCATCGACAGCGTCGCCGCAGTCTCCGTCGGAATCATCGACGGCGAGCCCATGCTCGATCTGGCATACACCGAGGACGTGCGGGCGGAGACCGACATGAACGTCGTCGTCACCGGGCGCGGCCTGTTCGTCGAGGTGCAGGGCACGGCGGAGGCCGCCCCATTCGACCGCCGCGAGCTCGACTCGCTGCTCGACCTCGCCGTCTCCGGCGCGGCCACCCTCACCGAGCTCCAGCTCGCGACCCTCGCCGAGGCCCGCGCGTGA
- a CDS encoding non-canonical purine NTP pyrophosphatase, with protein sequence MSVEFVLATHNQHKVEEFQRILAAVLPDAVVHAYDGPEPVEDGTSFAENALIKARTAAAHTGFIALADDSGIAVDVMGGAPGIFSARWAGAHGDSLANTRLLLDQLGDIRDPHRAAAFHCAIALVIPPAAASGTGFEHVASGVWPGTLATEVSGAHGFGYDPIFVPEGFTITAAELDPEVKNANSHRARAVQALLPVLLESIENGTHS encoded by the coding sequence GTGAGCGTCGAATTCGTCCTCGCCACCCACAACCAGCACAAGGTCGAGGAGTTCCAGCGCATCCTCGCCGCCGTGCTGCCCGACGCCGTCGTGCACGCCTACGACGGCCCGGAGCCCGTCGAGGACGGCACCAGCTTCGCCGAGAACGCGCTCATCAAGGCACGCACCGCCGCCGCGCACACCGGGTTCATCGCGCTGGCGGATGACTCCGGCATCGCCGTCGACGTGATGGGCGGGGCGCCCGGCATCTTCTCGGCCCGCTGGGCCGGCGCGCACGGCGACAGCCTGGCCAACACGCGGCTGCTGCTCGACCAGCTCGGCGACATCCGCGACCCGCACCGGGCGGCGGCCTTCCACTGCGCCATCGCCCTCGTGATCCCGCCAGCCGCGGCATCCGGAACAGGATTCGAGCACGTCGCGTCCGGCGTCTGGCCCGGCACGCTGGCCACGGAGGTCTCCGGCGCGCACGGCTTCGGCTACGACCCGATCTTCGTTCCAGAGGGCTTCACGATCACCGCGGCGGAGCTGGACCCCGAGGTCAAGAACGCGAACAGTCACCGGGCGCGCGCCGTGCAGGCGCTGCTTCCCGTGCTGCTCGAATCTATTGAGAATGGCACTCATTCCTAA
- a CDS encoding cation diffusion facilitator family transporter produces MGHDHSHATATTNRKRLLIAIGIIGTFLLVEVVGALLSGSLSLLADAGHMFSDLTGLIIALVATVIAARPANDRQTYGYQRAEVFAALFNGVVLTVVAVSVTIEGIRRLTETGGPEVQGGTMLLVAVLGLAANIAAMFVLRGGAKNSINMRGAYLEVFGDMLGSIAVIVAAVVIMTTGFEKADAIASLAIAVMIIPRAFSLLRDVVRVLSQAVPADTSVAEIRAHILATKGVVDVHDVHVWAITTGAHVFSAHVVVEPEVLRGDAGGCLLDELSECLEEHFDVAHSTFQLEPAEHAEHEEHSHA; encoded by the coding sequence ATGGGTCACGATCACAGCCACGCCACTGCGACGACGAACCGGAAACGCCTGCTGATCGCCATCGGCATCATCGGCACGTTCCTGCTCGTCGAGGTGGTCGGCGCGCTGCTCAGCGGCTCGCTGTCGCTGCTGGCCGACGCCGGGCACATGTTCTCGGACCTGACCGGCCTCATCATCGCGCTGGTCGCAACGGTGATCGCCGCGCGGCCCGCGAATGACCGCCAGACCTATGGCTACCAGAGGGCAGAGGTGTTCGCCGCGCTCTTCAACGGCGTCGTGCTCACCGTCGTCGCCGTCAGCGTCACGATCGAGGGCATCCGCCGGTTGACCGAGACCGGCGGGCCGGAGGTGCAGGGCGGCACGATGCTGCTCGTTGCGGTGCTCGGCCTCGCCGCGAACATCGCCGCCATGTTCGTGCTGCGCGGGGGAGCGAAGAACTCGATCAACATGCGCGGAGCGTACCTTGAGGTCTTCGGAGACATGCTCGGCTCGATCGCCGTGATCGTCGCCGCCGTGGTGATCATGACAACCGGCTTCGAGAAGGCCGACGCGATCGCCTCGCTGGCCATCGCCGTGATGATCATTCCCCGGGCGTTCTCACTGCTCCGCGACGTCGTGCGCGTGCTCAGCCAGGCGGTGCCCGCCGACACCAGCGTCGCCGAGATCCGGGCGCACATCCTCGCCACCAAGGGCGTCGTCGACGTGCACGATGTGCACGTCTGGGCGATCACGACGGGCGCACACGTCTTCAGCGCGCACGTCGTCGTCGAGCCGGAGGTGCTCCGTGGGGATGCCGGCGGCTGCCTGCTCGACGAACTGAGCGAGTGCCTCGAGGAGCACTTCGACGTCGCGCACTCGACGTTCCAGCTCGAGCCGGCCGAGCACGCCGAGCACGAGGAGCACTCGCACGCCTAG
- a CDS encoding DedA family protein — translation MHTSLIPWLDPEVIISSAGPWALLVVCAIVFAETGLLVGFLLPGDTLLVISGLLTHTLFVFGVDIWWVCLAIGFAAFLGGEVGYLIGHKLGPRVFERKESGLFSVENVRRTNAFFDRFGALAIILARFVPIVRTFAPVAAGVGHMNYKKYTLYNLIGALVWGAGLTYFGYLLGYIPPIANFVQEYIDLILIGAVTITLIPTVWHYISSMRKAKRSTAAGADHVTDAEEAAALALDPEIFNGPSEK, via the coding sequence ATTCATACCTCCCTCATCCCCTGGCTCGACCCCGAGGTCATCATTTCCTCCGCCGGCCCCTGGGCTCTGTTGGTGGTGTGCGCCATCGTCTTCGCCGAGACGGGCCTGCTCGTCGGCTTCCTGCTGCCCGGCGACACGCTGCTGGTGATTTCCGGGCTGCTCACCCACACGCTCTTCGTCTTCGGCGTTGACATCTGGTGGGTGTGCCTCGCGATCGGCTTCGCCGCATTCCTCGGAGGCGAGGTCGGCTACCTCATCGGCCACAAGCTCGGCCCTAGGGTGTTCGAGCGCAAGGAGTCCGGCCTGTTCAGCGTCGAGAACGTGCGGCGCACCAACGCGTTCTTCGACCGTTTCGGGGCGCTGGCCATCATCCTGGCCCGTTTCGTGCCGATCGTGCGCACCTTCGCCCCCGTCGCCGCCGGCGTCGGGCACATGAACTACAAGAAGTACACGCTGTACAACCTGATCGGCGCACTCGTCTGGGGCGCCGGACTGACGTACTTCGGCTACCTGCTCGGCTACATCCCGCCGATCGCGAACTTCGTGCAGGAGTACATCGACCTCATCCTGATCGGTGCCGTCACGATCACGCTGATCCCGACGGTCTGGCATTACATCAGCTCGATGCGGAAGGCCAAGCGCTCCACCGCGGCCGGTGCCGACCACGTGACGGATGCCGAGGAGGCAGCCGCCCTCGCCCTCGATCCGGAGATCTTCAACGGCCCGAGCGAGAAGTAA
- a CDS encoding DedA family protein: MLRTAGVGMSVSDELVGLLGDVGVVLFYLIVWGLVFAGTALFVGIFVPFVTGDSLLFASGLIAASASGIDIWILAIGTGIAAFLGDQVGFLIGRRYGRPYLDKRGGARTQKAIAKTEWFYNTFGWWSVVIARFVPWGRVFVPVIAGFGKMAYMRFITANLVGALAWGVGITVIGYFAASIPGVKAGSYVIAGIVITASIIAGIRAWRADRAERAEETLRASVAGTHTSEG, encoded by the coding sequence ATGCTGAGAACGGCCGGCGTCGGCATGAGCGTCAGTGACGAGCTCGTCGGTCTGCTCGGCGATGTCGGCGTTGTGCTGTTCTACCTGATCGTCTGGGGTCTCGTCTTTGCTGGCACCGCGCTGTTCGTCGGCATCTTCGTGCCGTTCGTCACCGGCGATTCGCTGCTCTTCGCATCGGGTCTGATCGCGGCCAGCGCCTCCGGCATCGACATCTGGATCCTCGCCATCGGCACCGGCATCGCCGCGTTCCTCGGTGACCAGGTCGGCTTCCTGATCGGACGCCGCTACGGCAGGCCCTACCTCGACAAACGTGGAGGAGCCCGCACGCAGAAGGCCATCGCCAAGACCGAGTGGTTCTACAACACCTTCGGTTGGTGGTCGGTGGTCATCGCCCGCTTCGTGCCGTGGGGCCGGGTGTTTGTGCCCGTCATCGCCGGTTTCGGCAAGATGGCGTACATGCGCTTCATCACGGCAAACCTCGTCGGCGCGCTCGCCTGGGGCGTCGGCATCACGGTGATCGGCTACTTCGCCGCGTCGATCCCCGGCGTGAAGGCCGGCTCGTATGTGATCGCCGGCATCGTGATCACGGCGTCGATCATCGCCGGCATCCGCGCTTGGCGGGCGGACAGGGCCGAGCGCGCGGAGGAGACGCTGCGCGCGTCGGTGGCGGGAACACATACATCCGAGGGATGA